Proteins from one Mucilaginibacter jinjuensis genomic window:
- a CDS encoding winged helix-turn-helix domain-containing protein produces MIDHLGFIQIDTNYVVERAHHHTLASRIPDYEPNWLYDLQAEGRIFEFFMADSGFMPMHDFRFSLPVKESFSINRKPITKAEVNLMDNVLDRIAREGPLMITDFENDRQEASSGWWDWRPAKMALERLYFDGRLMTTRKKDFKKLYDLPENLIPEDLNTATPAPEEFARHIIRRTLQALGIAQVKEMNWRSRYMKNNLIKQELGKMVTEGEICTIAIDGLKTPPLYILAANKDQEIKLSGDAFILSPFDVLNVFRHRLRDFFDFDYQIECFVPQPKRKYGYFSLPILIGDTFVARMDSKADRKQKTLIVHNLHFEPVELSSEQIDKLVDALKNFVQFNQCRDVVINKSNNDAYVKNIMGALT; encoded by the coding sequence GTGATTGACCATCTTGGTTTTATCCAGATTGATACCAATTATGTGGTTGAGCGTGCCCACCACCATACACTTGCATCACGGATACCTGATTATGAGCCCAATTGGCTTTATGACTTGCAGGCAGAGGGAAGGATCTTCGAATTTTTTATGGCCGATTCGGGTTTTATGCCCATGCACGATTTTCGCTTTTCGCTGCCGGTGAAAGAAAGCTTCAGCATTAACAGGAAACCTATTACAAAGGCCGAGGTTAATTTGATGGATAATGTGCTGGACAGGATTGCACGCGAAGGCCCACTTATGATAACTGATTTTGAGAACGACCGGCAGGAAGCAAGCTCGGGTTGGTGGGATTGGCGGCCGGCTAAAATGGCACTCGAGCGTTTATACTTCGATGGCAGATTGATGACCACCCGAAAAAAAGACTTTAAGAAATTATATGACTTGCCCGAAAATTTAATCCCGGAGGATCTTAATACCGCCACGCCGGCCCCCGAGGAGTTTGCCAGGCATATCATCAGGCGCACTTTGCAGGCATTGGGCATAGCCCAGGTTAAAGAGATGAACTGGCGCTCCCGTTACATGAAGAATAACCTGATAAAACAGGAGTTAGGGAAAATGGTAACAGAGGGCGAAATTTGCACCATTGCCATCGACGGGCTTAAAACACCTCCCCTTTATATCCTGGCTGCTAATAAGGATCAAGAGATAAAACTTTCTGGCGATGCTTTTATTCTTTCTCCATTCGATGTGCTAAATGTGTTCAGGCACCGCTTACGCGATTTTTTTGATTTCGATTACCAGATAGAATGCTTTGTGCCCCAACCCAAACGCAAGTATGGCTATTTCTCATTGCCGATATTGATTGGTGATACTTTTGTAGCCCGGATGGATTCGAAAGCCGACCGGAAACAGAAAACATTGATCGTCCACAACCTCCATTTTGAGCCGGTGGAGTTAAGTAGCGAACAAATCGACAAGCTGGTTGATGCGCTTAAGAATTTTGTTCAATTTAATCAGTGCCGCGATGTCGTCATCAACAAATCAAACAATGATGCTTATGTAAAAAACATCATGGGTGCGCTTACCTGA
- a CDS encoding histidine phosphatase family protein encodes MLRKICLSTLFIAFLSIPFIGFSKGGADRTALRIILIRHGEKPADGDNLSCAGFNRSVKLPAVLKAKFGIPDYIYVPAPSTGKHTSNCRMLQTILPFAIKNNLSINTAYTVDATDLLAKKIRKQTGTIFVVWEHKQLGDIIELLGLKSLPAKWSADDYDSIYIITYPKNKAVLTVDKEGITPEADCGF; translated from the coding sequence ATGTTAAGAAAAATCTGTTTAAGCACACTGTTTATTGCTTTTTTAAGCATTCCTTTTATCGGTTTCAGTAAAGGTGGTGCCGATCGTACTGCTTTGCGTATTATACTGATAAGACATGGCGAAAAGCCCGCCGATGGCGATAATTTATCATGCGCCGGTTTTAACCGTTCTGTTAAATTGCCTGCTGTGTTGAAGGCCAAGTTTGGCATCCCGGATTACATTTATGTACCCGCACCATCAACAGGTAAGCATACCTCAAACTGCCGTATGCTGCAAACCATTTTGCCTTTTGCAATTAAAAATAATTTATCCATCAACACTGCCTATACAGTTGACGCCACCGACCTGCTGGCAAAAAAAATACGGAAACAGACAGGCACCATCTTCGTGGTATGGGAGCACAAACAACTGGGCGACATCATAGAGTTGCTTGGCCTTAAAAGCCTCCCAGCCAAATGGAGCGCAGATGATTATGACAGCATTTACATTATCACTTATCCAAAAAACAAAGCAGTGCTAACGGTTGACAAGGAAGGTATTACACCTGAGGCTGACTGCGGTTTTTAG
- a CDS encoding SusC/RagA family TonB-linked outer membrane protein, whose translation MKKTLLLFLLVSYCCAMQVMAQVQTITGTVTASDDGAALPGATVKIKGTNTAVSTDVGGKYSIKASAGQTLVFSFIGTISTERVIGSQMLINVQLQSDVQSLKEVTIVNTAFGVKQEKRDLTSSVQVVKGADIQQTQRENFLNSLQGRVAGATVTSTSGQPGASSSIILRGITSIGGNNQPLFVIDGIRVNNNAMSQSSLTSNGDNRRSDYTNRIADINPDDIENVTVLKGADAAAVYGSDAAAGAIVITTKKGKNGASAITYDNSFAFSNEYRFPKIQDVYGPGTDGHADPLKRTAFGPAYAPGTQTYNNLQDIFQTGFSQQHNLGIEGGSDIATYRVSADYRHTGGVLPVEYNNKLSLRFAGTAKLSPKLNSSATFNYFNIDNRKLNKGNSGTYIDALAWPTNDDVRNYTNPDGTRRTLLPATTSLADNSIDFDNPLWDAHNNISRDKTNRMIANVDLSYDPFSWLNLRGLVGVDFYTTNGNNLLSQYSSSYQNSALNSFASTSGISSGGIIDNYNDNNLLTNESFFATFNKNFGDFRTTLAAGAEVYDGRDQINGFYGEKFLQPDFNTINNTTPTTQRSSSNMYETRRVGEIARLNVVWKDMVILNATGRNDYSSRLVGSPKSNFFYPSVGAGFIFTELPSLKDNKVLTYGKLRFSYASVGKDPGMPYVIKSSLLQQTTTGGGYAYDVTGNNPNLRPEIDHQMDFGAEFQFFGGRLGADFSVYEYKATDQIFNPRISYGSGYVIEYVNGGEIRNRGFEAQLTGIPVKTTNFNWNTYVNFTLNRGKVINLGDLPEYYNSDTWVYANARASIFPGSSLSNIAAYSYARNNKGQILIDPSSGLPISNNTFVTVGDRQPKFTIGFGNNFNYKAFNLSFLFDIRKGGDVFNGNELFLTRYGLSERTVNRQTPIIVPGVLKDGNENSANPTANTIQITPYNQSTYYSTAIESDFVEHDINWVKLKDITLSYTFPAKMLEHQKVFKAASIFVTATDVFMITNYSGADPDVNANNSSTTGSGSGGFDYGTVATPRTISFGVRVKL comes from the coding sequence ATGAAGAAAACTTTACTCTTGTTTCTTCTGGTAAGTTATTGTTGTGCCATGCAGGTTATGGCGCAGGTGCAAACAATAACAGGTACAGTTACCGCCAGCGACGATGGGGCTGCCTTGCCGGGCGCCACCGTGAAAATTAAAGGCACCAACACAGCTGTAAGTACCGATGTTGGTGGTAAATACAGCATCAAAGCTTCGGCCGGGCAAACACTGGTTTTTAGCTTTATAGGTACCATAAGTACCGAGCGTGTAATTGGGTCACAAATGCTGATCAATGTACAGTTACAATCCGACGTACAATCGCTAAAAGAGGTTACCATTGTTAATACCGCTTTCGGCGTGAAGCAGGAAAAACGCGATCTAACTTCATCGGTACAGGTGGTAAAAGGTGCAGATATTCAGCAAACACAACGCGAAAACTTCTTAAACTCCTTACAGGGCCGTGTAGCTGGCGCAACAGTTACCAGTACAAGCGGCCAGCCGGGTGCTTCTTCATCTATTATTTTACGTGGTATCACCTCAATCGGTGGCAACAACCAGCCTTTGTTTGTGATTGATGGTATCCGCGTAAATAATAATGCGATGAGCCAGAGTTCGCTCACCTCAAATGGCGACAACCGCCGGTCTGACTATACCAACCGTATAGCAGATATTAACCCCGATGATATTGAAAACGTGACTGTATTAAAAGGGGCGGATGCTGCTGCCGTTTATGGTTCTGATGCTGCTGCCGGTGCCATTGTAATTACCACCAAAAAAGGTAAAAACGGCGCCAGCGCTATCACTTACGATAATTCTTTCGCTTTTTCGAACGAATACCGTTTTCCTAAAATACAGGATGTTTATGGCCCGGGTACCGATGGCCATGCAGATCCCTTAAAGCGTACTGCATTTGGTCCTGCTTATGCACCCGGTACGCAAACCTATAATAACCTGCAGGATATTTTCCAGACTGGTTTTTCTCAGCAACATAATTTAGGGATAGAGGGAGGAAGTGATATTGCAACCTATCGTGTATCTGCCGATTATCGCCACACTGGTGGGGTTTTACCTGTTGAGTATAACAACAAGCTGTCTTTACGTTTTGCAGGTACGGCAAAACTATCGCCAAAACTGAATAGTAGTGCAACTTTCAACTACTTTAATATTGATAACCGCAAGCTTAATAAGGGTAACTCGGGAACCTATATAGATGCATTGGCCTGGCCAACTAATGATGATGTAAGAAACTATACTAATCCCGATGGCACCCGCCGAACTTTACTACCCGCAACAACTAGTTTAGCCGATAACAGCATTGACTTTGATAACCCGTTATGGGATGCGCACAACAACATTAGCCGCGATAAAACCAACCGCATGATTGCCAATGTTGATTTAAGTTACGACCCGTTTAGCTGGTTAAATTTAAGAGGTCTGGTAGGGGTAGATTTCTACACCACTAATGGTAATAACCTGTTGAGCCAGTACAGTTCATCGTATCAAAACTCGGCATTAAACAGTTTTGCTTCTACAAGCGGTATCTCGTCGGGTGGTATTATTGATAATTATAATGATAATAACCTGTTGACCAACGAATCGTTCTTCGCCACTTTTAATAAGAACTTTGGCGATTTCAGGACAACGCTTGCAGCAGGTGCCGAGGTTTATGATGGCCGCGACCAGATCAATGGTTTCTATGGAGAAAAGTTCCTTCAGCCCGATTTCAATACCATTAACAATACCACGCCTACCACCCAGCGCAGTTCGAGCAATATGTACGAAACCCGCCGTGTGGGTGAAATTGCCAGGTTAAATGTGGTTTGGAAAGACATGGTGATCTTGAATGCCACCGGCAGAAATGATTATTCGTCGCGCCTGGTAGGTTCACCAAAATCTAACTTCTTTTACCCTTCGGTAGGGGCGGGTTTCATCTTTACCGAGCTGCCTTCGTTAAAAGATAACAAGGTTTTAACCTATGGTAAGTTAAGGTTCTCTTATGCATCGGTGGGTAAAGACCCTGGTATGCCTTATGTTATTAAATCGAGCTTATTGCAGCAAACCACAACCGGTGGCGGCTACGCTTACGATGTAACCGGTAACAATCCGAATTTAAGGCCGGAGATTGATCACCAGATGGATTTTGGTGCCGAGTTCCAGTTCTTTGGCGGAAGATTGGGTGCCGATTTCAGCGTTTATGAGTACAAGGCTACCGACCAGATCTTTAACCCGAGGATCAGCTACGGATCGGGTTATGTAATTGAGTATGTAAACGGTGGCGAGATCCGTAACCGTGGTTTCGAGGCACAATTAACAGGTATCCCGGTTAAAACCACAAATTTTAACTGGAACACCTATGTAAACTTTACGCTGAACCGTGGTAAGGTTATTAACCTGGGCGATTTGCCGGAGTATTATAACTCGGATACTTGGGTATATGCCAATGCAAGGGCAAGTATTTTCCCCGGCAGCAGTTTAAGTAACATTGCTGCTTACAGTTATGCACGCAACAATAAAGGTCAGATACTGATTGACCCAAGCAGTGGTCTGCCTATCTCCAACAACACCTTTGTAACCGTGGGCGACAGGCAGCCTAAATTCACCATCGGTTTTGGTAACAACTTTAATTATAAAGCCTTTAACCTGTCGTTCCTTTTCGATATCCGAAAAGGCGGCGATGTGTTTAACGGCAACGAACTGTTCCTGACCCGTTACGGGTTGAGCGAACGTACCGTGAACAGGCAAACCCCTATTATTGTACCCGGTGTATTGAAAGATGGCAACGAAAACTCGGCCAACCCAACTGCTAATACTATCCAGATTACACCTTACAACCAAAGTACCTATTATAGTACTGCAATTGAATCTGACTTTGTGGAGCACGATATTAATTGGGTGAAGTTGAAGGATATTACCCTAAGTTACACCTTCCCGGCTAAGATGCTCGAGCACCAAAAAGTGTTTAAAGCAGCCAGCATATTTGTTACGGCTACCGATGTATTTATGATCACCAATTACTCTGGTGCCGACCCAGATGTGAATGCCAATAACTCATCAACCACAGGTTCGGGCTCAGGTGGTTTTGATTATGGCACGGTGGCTACCCCACGTACAATTTCTTTCGGTGTAAGAGTAAAACTATAA
- a CDS encoding SusD/RagB family nutrient-binding outer membrane lipoprotein, whose protein sequence is MMKKIILSITTLLTLCMASSCKKYIDINTNPNAPTIVDASSILPPMLAGMARGNWYDSRYVGQYAQIWASPTANNVWDQEGYVPASDSGGEMWRTVYFSLGQNINVMWQDAIPNKKYDYIAVGYALRAWGWQTGGDLYNNMIVKEAFDPTRLTFDYDTPDYVYAEAVKDCRLALQYFRQAIAADGLNVSTTLAKGDYMYAGDRSKWIKFIYSILAQNALHQSNKSTFNPDLVKTYVDSSFVSNADNASVQCTGSQSGDSNFWGTARNNLSSFRQSDYMVRLLDGRIFTGSSTPNNTIDPRLPLLLTASKDGVYRGVVAPLGDPNSADANTSIPYLWGTASVPIAGTLTKYIFNDNSRGVLMTYPELQFMAAEALYKKGDLQNAYNYYKKGILGSLDFVSNPPIASSLTGTQGYIPTAAINNYMASACVRQSAATLQLSDILQQKFISLFVWGAFEAWADERRYGYDPTIFQGFTIPSTLYPDNAGKQVYLLRPRYNSEYIWNIPALQAIGATAPDYHTKKPWFILP, encoded by the coding sequence ATGATGAAAAAGATAATATTATCCATAACTACACTGCTTACTTTATGCATGGCAAGCAGTTGTAAAAAATATATAGATATTAATACCAACCCTAACGCGCCAACTATAGTTGATGCCAGTAGCATACTGCCGCCAATGCTGGCCGGTATGGCAAGGGGTAACTGGTACGATAGCCGTTATGTTGGGCAGTATGCGCAAATCTGGGCATCGCCAACGGCTAACAATGTTTGGGATCAGGAAGGTTACGTACCGGCATCAGATTCGGGCGGCGAAATGTGGCGTACCGTTTATTTCAGCCTTGGCCAAAACATAAACGTAATGTGGCAGGATGCCATCCCTAATAAAAAATACGATTATATAGCCGTTGGTTACGCATTACGTGCCTGGGGCTGGCAAACAGGGGGCGACCTATACAACAACATGATTGTTAAGGAAGCCTTTGATCCAACCCGCCTGACCTTTGATTACGATACCCCCGACTATGTATATGCCGAAGCTGTAAAAGATTGTCGTTTAGCGCTGCAATATTTCAGGCAGGCTATTGCTGCAGACGGATTAAACGTATCAACCACTTTAGCCAAAGGCGATTACATGTATGCCGGTGACCGCTCTAAATGGATCAAATTTATTTATTCGATCCTGGCGCAAAATGCTTTGCATCAGAGTAATAAATCAACCTTTAATCCCGATCTTGTAAAAACTTATGTTGACAGTTCATTTGTAAGCAATGCTGATAATGCAAGTGTACAATGTACCGGTTCACAATCGGGTGATTCTAATTTCTGGGGAACAGCGAGAAACAATTTAAGCTCTTTCCGCCAGTCAGATTACATGGTCCGTTTATTAGATGGCCGCATATTTACTGGCTCGAGTACCCCTAATAATACGATAGATCCGCGCCTGCCTTTATTGCTTACCGCAAGCAAGGATGGCGTTTATCGCGGTGTAGTTGCACCATTGGGTGATCCTAACTCGGCCGATGCCAATACATCTATACCTTATTTATGGGGAACCGCTTCTGTACCAATTGCAGGAACGCTTACCAAATACATTTTTAATGATAATTCGCGCGGTGTACTAATGACTTACCCCGAACTGCAGTTTATGGCGGCAGAAGCTTTGTATAAAAAAGGAGATTTGCAAAACGCTTATAACTATTATAAAAAAGGCATTTTAGGTAGCCTCGATTTTGTGAGTAACCCGCCAATTGCAAGTTCATTAACCGGTACCCAGGGTTATATCCCTACCGCTGCTATTAACAATTATATGGCAAGCGCCTGTGTAAGGCAATCGGCTGCTACGTTGCAGCTCAGCGATATTTTACAGCAGAAATTTATCTCGCTGTTTGTATGGGGCGCATTTGAAGCATGGGCAGATGAACGCAGGTATGGTTATGATCCAACCATTTTTCAGGGCTTTACCATACCGAGTACTTTATATCCTGATAATGCAGGCAAGCAGGTGTACCTGTTAAGGCCACGTTACAATTCGGAGTACATCTGGAACATACCGGCTTTACAGGCTATCGGCGCAACAGCACCAGATTATCATACCAAAAAACCATGGTTTATTTTACCATAA
- a CDS encoding DUF4397 domain-containing protein: MRKIYKTLGLLMLTLAGCTKNEITQINNPATGAQIRLIHAAPGVPALDGFINNTKVTPLTVYSVTDNAIPTSITTGYSYLYIFPASNYSVVPSGATNIKIVAATPVPALKSTQTVTPGTTVGTITQATTDGSAYSVFTMGLPGATTNGLTTQIVQDKFPAGDATKAYVRLAYMIPNGTPVDLAGTYTPTGGAATTKTLTTNTAYSTVTDFVPVDLATSSTTNYTFQMYLAGTTTKLGAVSAAIALAPGRYYTIIGRGLAADYAVPGTTITLKASARPTLPVTDPTTKYPEIYFNPPGITYYVNK; the protein is encoded by the coding sequence ATGAGAAAAATATATAAAACGCTCGGCCTGCTTATGTTAACCCTGGCAGGTTGTACCAAAAACGAGATCACTCAGATCAATAACCCGGCAACGGGTGCACAGATTAGGCTTATCCATGCGGCGCCGGGGGTGCCTGCGTTGGATGGCTTCATCAACAATACTAAAGTAACACCCCTAACTGTTTATTCGGTTACAGATAATGCTATCCCCACATCCATTACAACAGGGTATAGCTATCTGTATATATTCCCGGCCAGTAATTATTCGGTTGTGCCTTCGGGGGCAACCAATATTAAAATTGTGGCTGCTACACCTGTACCAGCTTTAAAAAGCACGCAAACCGTAACCCCGGGTACGACAGTAGGCACTATAACCCAGGCCACAACTGATGGGTCAGCCTATTCTGTATTTACTATGGGCCTACCCGGTGCAACAACAAATGGATTAACTACGCAAATTGTGCAGGATAAATTCCCTGCCGGGGATGCTACCAAAGCGTATGTACGCCTGGCCTACATGATACCCAATGGCACCCCTGTAGATCTGGCCGGTACTTATACACCAACCGGTGGTGCTGCTACTACCAAAACGCTTACAACAAATACAGCGTATAGTACAGTAACCGATTTTGTGCCTGTTGATCTGGCAACTAGTAGTACTACCAATTATACATTTCAGATGTATTTAGCCGGTACTACTACTAAGTTGGGCGCAGTATCTGCTGCTATTGCACTGGCACCCGGCCGTTACTATACCATTATTGGCCGCGGACTTGCTGCCGATTATGCCGTACCGGGAACTACCATCACACTTAAAGCCAGCGCCCGGCCAACCTTGCCGGTGACTGACCCTACAACCAAGTATCCGGAGATATATTTTAACCCACCGGGCATTACTTATTATGTGAATAAGTAG
- a CDS encoding DUF4397 domain-containing protein: MKKLLQNLKGWACVTGVAVIAAVSFSSCLKNHNDDYVPQQPVALISAINASPDAQGVDFFLDQNRTAPYSITSGNSQDYIRAYTGKRNLIFYSSGNKIVSDTATLKDKTLYSVFLANLVSKPDLVLLTDTIKQPAAGMAAIRFINLSPNAPATDLAITGGNVLVSNKSYKGYSGFVTVPVNSAYNFEIRQTGTNTVLATLSNIKIINGLYTVWLQGISGATDQTKLSAHIQNNVFYY, translated from the coding sequence ATGAAAAAGCTATTACAAAATTTAAAAGGATGGGCTTGTGTGACCGGGGTAGCCGTTATTGCGGCAGTGTCGTTTTCATCCTGTTTAAAAAACCACAATGATGATTATGTACCCCAGCAGCCGGTTGCCTTAATATCGGCTATCAATGCATCACCAGATGCGCAAGGTGTAGACTTCTTTTTAGACCAGAACCGCACCGCTCCTTATTCAATTACCAGCGGAAACAGCCAGGATTATATCCGGGCCTATACCGGTAAACGTAACCTTATCTTTTATTCAAGCGGCAATAAGATCGTATCAGACACCGCAACGCTAAAAGACAAAACCTTGTATTCGGTTTTCTTAGCCAACCTGGTGAGCAAGCCAGATTTAGTTTTATTAACCGATACCATCAAACAACCAGCAGCAGGCATGGCGGCTATTCGTTTTATTAACCTTAGCCCAAATGCGCCAGCTACAGACCTTGCCATTACAGGCGGCAATGTACTGGTATCTAACAAAAGCTATAAAGGTTATTCAGGATTTGTTACAGTACCGGTCAATTCAGCTTACAATTTCGAGATCCGCCAAACAGGTACTAACACTGTGCTTGCTACTTTGAGTAATATTAAAATCATCAACGGTTTATACACCGTCTGGTTGCAAGGCATCAGTGGCGCTACAGACCAAACCAAGTTGAGTGCGCATATTCAGAACAATGTTTTCTATTACTAA
- a CDS encoding GNAT family N-acetyltransferase — MLIRLATTADVPAIMQMIAKVVPLMRAAGNYQWGDDYPNPQVFNKDIELSQLWVADIDGAVAGVSAITTDQDPEYTDAGWDITEPAIVTHRIAVNPDYQGKGVAKALMQQAETVALQRGITILRVDTNSENQATQALFPKLGYTYSGEIGLAKRPGLRFFCYEKRI; from the coding sequence ATGCTTATAAGACTTGCCACCACTGCCGATGTACCTGCCATAATGCAAATGATTGCCAAAGTTGTACCCCTGATGCGTGCAGCAGGTAATTACCAGTGGGGCGATGATTATCCTAACCCGCAAGTATTTAATAAGGATATTGAGCTAAGCCAGTTGTGGGTAGCCGATATCGACGGCGCTGTTGCAGGTGTAAGCGCTATAACCACCGATCAGGACCCTGAGTATACCGATGCCGGGTGGGATATTACCGAACCTGCCATTGTTACCCACCGCATTGCCGTTAACCCCGATTACCAGGGCAAAGGCGTTGCCAAAGCCTTAATGCAACAAGCCGAAACTGTTGCCCTGCAACGTGGCATTACCATTTTACGTGTTGATACCAATAGCGAAAACCAGGCAACACAGGCACTTTTCCCAAAACTGGGCTATACCTACAGCGGAGAAATTGGTTTGGCTAAACGCCCTGGACTAAGATTTTTCTGCTACGAAAAGCGCATTTGA
- a CDS encoding ABC transporter permease encodes MIKSYFKIAWRNLSKHKVFSMINIFGLAIGIASFWVIALYVTDELSYDHFNTKADRIFRVTQHGTWNGGKFDLAITSAPYAAALKNDFPEVENTVRINEDASGRISYGDKQLNTEGVVFADNSIFDVFTYHFLSGDPKTALLKPQSIVLTKSLAIRIFGNVEDALNKTIYFENNYPNLVSGVIDDVPANSHLTFTALRSFTAGYTESWGSADLYTYVLLKNHDDYRKIEARTPEFYNKYLKKDMANVHFKMELQPLTDIHLHSKLDYDTTNGSITYVYIFTVIGLLILAIAIINYVNLATARSSIRVKEIGVRKVIGSGRGQLMLLFFAESILLAALATGMAVVLVQLVLPFFNQLSGKSLVLMQFGTWQTVSLFTAFAIITGALSGIYPALFLSGFKTIPAMKGQMGNQASTVLFRKSLVVFQFVITMVMITGSCVIYSQLHYVLNKDLGFNKDQVLTFHIHNKATRAKVDAIKQQLVQNPLIQSAGVAGNPIGNNDLGTRDFNVDVNGNSGPDTKLVQNLQVDEDFIPTMQIKVAQGRNFDPNIATDKTDAIIINETLAKEMGWKNPVGKRVRTDVNNGVVISKTIVGVIKDFNTYSLQHKISPMVLTQPVETKDADNLYVRINKNNVKGALQAITEVYNTFDSDKPEFHFLDQNFARNYQSEQKQGSLLLIFTVLAISIACLGLFGLVTFTAQQRNKEIGIRKILGASVTNIVNMLSKDLIKLVIIAAVIASPLAWWAMQTWLQGFAYRIHIQLWMFAMASGVAILIAFATISFQSVRSALANPVKSLRNE; translated from the coding sequence ATGATAAAGAGCTATTTCAAAATCGCCTGGCGAAACCTGAGCAAGCACAAGGTTTTCTCAATGATCAATATATTCGGCTTAGCTATTGGTATAGCATCGTTTTGGGTAATTGCCCTTTATGTAACTGACGAGCTTAGTTACGACCACTTCAATACCAAAGCCGACCGTATATTTCGTGTAACCCAACATGGTACCTGGAATGGCGGTAAGTTTGATCTGGCGATAACATCAGCCCCTTATGCAGCAGCGCTGAAGAATGATTTCCCCGAAGTTGAAAATACTGTACGCATCAATGAAGATGCCAGTGGGCGGATCTCTTATGGGGATAAACAACTCAATACAGAAGGAGTTGTGTTTGCCGATAACTCGATCTTCGATGTTTTTACTTACCATTTCTTATCCGGCGATCCTAAAACAGCTTTACTAAAACCGCAGTCTATCGTACTTACCAAAAGCCTGGCCATCCGCATATTTGGTAATGTAGAGGATGCCCTGAACAAAACCATTTATTTCGAAAATAATTATCCTAACCTGGTATCGGGTGTTATTGATGATGTACCTGCTAATTCGCATTTAACATTTACAGCTTTGCGGTCATTTACTGCAGGATATACAGAGTCATGGGGAAGTGCTGATCTGTACACCTATGTGCTGCTAAAAAATCACGACGATTACCGTAAAATAGAAGCCCGCACCCCCGAGTTTTACAACAAATATTTGAAAAAGGATATGGCAAACGTCCATTTTAAAATGGAGCTGCAGCCGCTTACAGATATTCACCTGCACTCTAAATTAGATTATGATACTACTAATGGCAGCATCACCTACGTTTATATATTTACCGTTATTGGCTTACTGATATTGGCCATTGCTATTATCAACTACGTAAACCTGGCTACGGCACGCTCATCTATCAGGGTAAAAGAAATTGGGGTACGTAAAGTGATAGGCTCAGGCAGGGGGCAGCTGATGTTGCTATTCTTTGCAGAATCTATTCTACTGGCCGCACTGGCTACCGGTATGGCGGTTGTATTGGTTCAATTGGTATTGCCGTTCTTCAACCAGCTATCGGGCAAATCATTGGTGCTGATGCAGTTTGGTACCTGGCAAACCGTGAGTTTATTCACCGCATTTGCCATCATTACGGGGGCTTTAAGCGGTATCTATCCGGCTCTGTTTTTATCGGGTTTTAAAACTATCCCGGCTATGAAGGGGCAGATGGGCAACCAGGCTTCAACTGTACTGTTCCGTAAATCGCTGGTGGTGTTTCAGTTTGTTATCACGATGGTAATGATTACCGGCTCGTGTGTTATTTACAGTCAGCTGCATTATGTGTTGAACAAAGACCTTGGCTTTAATAAAGACCAGGTGCTTACCTTCCATATCCACAATAAAGCTACCCGGGCTAAGGTTGATGCTATAAAGCAACAACTGGTTCAAAATCCCTTGATTCAGAGTGCCGGTGTAGCGGGTAACCCTATTGGTAATAACGACTTAGGTACGCGCGACTTTAATGTGGATGTAAACGGAAATTCTGGCCCGGATACTAAATTGGTGCAGAACCTGCAGGTTGACGAGGATTTTATCCCTACCATGCAGATCAAAGTTGCACAGGGCCGCAATTTCGACCCCAATATTGCGACCGATAAAACAGATGCCATTATTATTAACGAAACCCTGGCTAAAGAAATGGGTTGGAAAAACCCGGTAGGGAAACGCGTGCGTACGGATGTGAATAATGGCGTAGTGATCTCTAAAACCATTGTGGGTGTGATCAAAGATTTTAATACGTATTCACTACAGCATAAAATCTCGCCAATGGTATTAACCCAACCTGTTGAAACCAAGGATGCCGATAACCTGTACGTGCGCATCAACAAAAATAATGTGAAAGGTGCGCTACAAGCTATTACTGAGGTTTACAATACGTTTGACTCCGATAAACCGGAATTCCATTTCCTGGATCAAAACTTTGCACGTAATTACCAGTCAGAACAAAAGCAGGGGAGTTTGCTGCTCATCTTTACGGTGCTGGCTATCAGCATTGCTTGTTTGGGTTTATTTGGCCTGGTTACGTTTACTGCCCAGCAGCGCAATAAGGAAATAGGTATCCGTAAAATACTGGGCGCCAGTGTAACCAATATTGTTAACATGTTGTCGAAGGATTTAATCAAGCTGGTAATTATTGCCGCAGTTATCGCTTCGCCATTGGCGTGGTGGGCTATGCAAACCTGGTTACAGGGCTTTGCGTATCGTATCCATATTCAATTATGGATGTTTGCAATGGCCAGTGGAGTTGCCATTCTGATCGCTTTTGCTACCATTAGCTTTCAGTCGGTCAGGTCGGCATTGGCAAATCCGGTCAAAAGTTTGCGGAACGAGTAA